One genomic segment of Stigmatopora argus isolate UIUO_Sarg chromosome 3, RoL_Sarg_1.0, whole genome shotgun sequence includes these proteins:
- the nat10 gene encoding RNA cytidine acetyltransferase: MATVRKKVDNRIRVQIENGVALQHRSMFVVVGDRGRDQVVILHHMLSKASVRARPSVLWCYKKELGFSSNRKKRMKQLQKKIKTGTLNLNQDDPFELFVAATNIRYCYYKETHKILGNTFGMCVLQDFEALTPNLLARTVETVEGGGIVVILLRTVNSLKQLYTMTMDVHARYRTEAHQDVVGRFNERFILSLASCKNCVVIDDQLNILPISSHMANIQPVPPKTQEEGLSPKEQELKDLKETLQDTQPVGVLVDNCRTMDQAKAVLKFIEAISEKTLRSTVAVTAARGRGKSAAMGLAVAGAVAFGYSNIFVTSPSPDNLHTMFEFIFKGFDALQYQEHLDYEIIQSLNPEFNKAVVRVNIFKEHRQTIQYIHPGDAVRLGQAELLVIDEAAAIPLPIVKNLLGPYLVFMASTINGYEGTGRSLSLKLIQQLRQQSAESQQKMSAQNRSTSTARLAAARTLHEVSLHESIRYAANDAVEKWLNELLCLDCLNIPRLISGCPLPQTCDLYYVNRDTLFCYHKASEAFLQRLMALYVASHYKNSPNDLQMLSDAPAHHLFCLLPPVPPTQNSLPEVLAVVQVCLEGEISRQSILNSLSRGKKASGDLIPWTVSEQFQDPEFASLSGGRVVRIAVNPDYQGMGYGSRVLQLLQMYYEGKFPTMDESTASQRNEITSVSSEAVTLLEEVVTPRKELPPLLLKLSERRAERLDYLGVSYGLTAQLLKFWKKAGFTPVYLRQTTNDLTGEHSCVMVKELISEEDQRTWLPSFWKDFRKRFLSLLSYKFSSFSPSLALSILQNRGAKETQSTLSASELAVYFSPYDLKRLELYSRSMVDYHLIMDLVPTVARLFFLKQLGDVSLSAAQCAMLLGIGLQHKSVGQLEKEVDLPSTQLMGLFNRLVRKFVQIFTSIQEKAIEADMATTKDVNMEPTVQSLNDDLNEAAKEFEEKHEQEKEKVKELEMEEYKIRGHDEEWDEVLKKGGSTAMVSIKSDNKRKLDAGTAVAGNGDLEYGKQKRKDNKHGKFKKNNKPALYRQGFVSRQHRGTERCRDRCGLEVN, translated from the exons ATGGCAACTGTCCGCAAGAAAGTCGACAACCGCATTCGCGTTCAGATCGAGAATGGAGTTGCCCTCCAGCATCGCTCCATGTTTGTGGTGGTCGGAGATCGTGGAAGAGATCAG GTGGTGATCCTCCATCACATGCTGTCCAAAGCAAGTGTCCGAGCACGACCGTCAGTTTTGTGGTGCTACAAAAAAGAGCTAGGCTTTAGCAG CAATCGAAAGAAACGCATGAAGCAGCTCCAGAAGAAAATCAAGACAGGCACATTGAATCTCAATCAGGATGACCCTTTTGAGCTCTTTGTCGCTGCCACGAACATCCGCTACTGTTACTACAAGGAGACCCACAAGATACTGGGAAACACTTTTGGCATGTGCGTCTTACAG GATTTTGAAGCCCTCACTCCTAACCTCTTAGCCAGGACCGTTGAGACAGTGGAAGGTGGCGGGATTGTTGTCATATTATTACGGACTGTCAATTCTCTCAAGCAGCTGTACACAATGACCATG GACGTGCACGCTCGTTACAGAACGGAGGCTCATCAGGACGTGGTGGGAAGGTTCAACGAGAG GTTCATCCTGTCCCTCGCGTCTTGCAAAAACTGCGTGGTCATCGACGACCAACTCAACATACTGCCCATCTCCAGCCACATGGCCAACATTCAGCCAGTTCCGCCCAAGACGCAG GAGGAGGGTTTGTCTCCCAAAGAACAGGAGCTGAAAGACCTCAAGGAGACTCTTCAGGACACTCAACCAGTGGGAGTGTTGGTGGATAACTGCAGGACCATGGACCAG GCCAAAGCCGTGCTGAAGTTCATCGAAGCCATCTCTGAGAAGACCCTTAGAAGCACCGTGGCTGTGACGGCCGCCCGTGGTCGAGGAAAATCGGCCGCGATGGGGCTGGCGGTCGCGGGTGCCGTGGCCTTTGG CTACTCCAACATCTTTGTCACATCCCCAAGCCCAGATAATCTCCACACCATGTTTgagttcatttttaaagggttcgATGCGCTTCAGTATCAG GAACATCTGGATTACGAGATCATCCAGTCGCTGAATCCAGAGTTCAACAAAGCGGTCGTCAGGGTCAATATATTTAAAGAGCACAGGCAGACTATTCAG TATATCCATCCTGGCGATGCCGTCAGACTTGGCCAGGCTGAGCTTCTGGTGATCGACGAGGCGGCAGCTATCCCCTTACCGATTGTCAAGAACCTGCTAGGACCTTATCTGGTCTTCATGGCCTCCACCATCAACGG CTACGAAGGCACCGGTCGCTCCCTCTCCCTAAAACTGATTCAGCAGTTGAGGCAGCAGAGTGCAGAGAGCCAACAGAAGATGTCGGCCCAGAACAGGAGCACCAGCACGGCCAGACTGGCGGCAG CTCGCACGTTGCACGAAGTCAGCCTGCACGAGTCCATTAGGTACGCGGCCAATGACGCGGTGGAGAAGTGGCTCAACGAGCTGCTGTGCTTGGACTGCCTCAACATCCCTAGGCTCATCTCTGGTTGTCCTCTTCCACAAACCTGTGACCT ATATTATGTAAACAGAGACACGCTGTTTTGCTACCACAAAGCCTCTGAGGCCTTCCTACAGCGTCTGATGGCCCTCTACGTGGCTTCCCACTATAAG AATTCCCCCAACGACTTACAGATGTTGTCCGACGCGCCGGCCCATCACCTCTTCTGTCTTCTCCCACCAGTCCCCCCCACGCAGAACTCTCTACCCGAAGTCCTCGCTGTGGTGCAG GTTTGTCTGGAGGGCGAAATTTCCCGGCAGTCCATCCTCAACAGCCTCTCCAGGGGGAAGAAAGCCTCGGGTGACCTCATTCCATGGACGGTGTCGGAACAG TTTCAAGATCCGGAGTTTGCCAGCCTGTCCGGAGGAAGAGTGGTGCGGATTGCCGTCAATCCGGATTATCAAGGG ATGGGTTACGGCTCGCGAGTCCTCCAGCTGTTGCAGATGTACTACGAGGGCAAGTTCCCCACCATGGACGAGAGCACAGCCTCCCAGCGCAACGAAATCACCAGCGTCAGCAGTGAG GCCGTCACGCTCTTGGAGGAGGTGGTGACGCCCCGCAAGGAGCTCCCGCCGTTGCTGTTGAAGCTGAGCGAAAGGAGAGCCGAGCGACTTGACTATTTAGGGGTCTCCTACGGACTCACGGCTCAGCTGCTCAA ATTTTGGAAGAAAGCAGGTTTTACTCCAGTCTACTTGAGACAAACAACT AATGATCTGACGGGAGAGCACTCATGCGTGATGGTGAAAGAGCTGATTAGCGAGGAGGACCAGAGAACCTGGTTGCCCTCATTCTGGAAAG ATTTCCGCAAGCGCTTCCTCTCGTTGCTGTCCTACAAGTTCAGCAGCTTTTCGCCGAGCCTCGCCCTCAGCATCCTCCAGAACAGGGGCGCCAAGGAAACCCAGAGCA CTTTGAGCGCTTCGGAGCTGGCAGTCTACTTTAGCCCGTACGACCTCAAGCGCCTGGAGTTATACTCTCGCAGCATGGTGGACTACCATCTCATCATGGACCTGGTCCCGACCGTGGCGCGCTTGTTCTTCCTCAAGCAGCTGGGAGACGTGTCTCTGTCGGCGGCGCAGTGT GCAATGCTGTTGGGCATTGGACTGCAACACAAATCTGTGGGGCAGCTGGAAAAGGAGGTGGACCTCCCGAGCACGCAGCTCATGGGGCTTTTTAACCGCCTCGTGCGCAAATTTGTGCAA ATTTTTACCAGCATCCAAGAAAAAGCCATCGAAGCGGACATGGCAACAACCAAAGACGTCAACATGGAGCCAACTGTCCAGAGCCTTAATGATGATTTG AATGAGGCAGCAAAAGAGTTTGAGGAGAAACACGAGCAGGAAAAAGAGAAAGTGAAGGAACTTGAGATGGAAGA GTACAAGATCCGTGGACATGATGAGGAATGGGATGAGGTGCTGAAGAAAGGTGGGAGCACAGCGATGGTCAGCATTAAAAG TGACAACAAGAGGAAATTAGATGCAGGAACTGCAGTGGCGGGTAATGGTGATCTCGAATACGGGAAACAAAAGAGGAAGGACAACAAGCATGGAAAGTTTAAGAAGAATAACAAACCTG CACTTTATCGACAAGGCTTTGTGAGCCGCCAACATCGGGGTACAGAAAGGTGCCGTGACCGATGCGGTCTGGAGGTAAATTGA
- the LOC144071790 gene encoding tyrosine-protein kinase CSK-like isoform X2, whose translation MLTIINATEDPQWYIAKNNNGRQGAVPTNHIQKLVKSESQLNLMPWFHGKITRVEAESLLSPPEKGLFLVRESNNYPGDYTLCLSTDNMVEHYHIIYRDGKLTIDGEQYFDNLIQLVEHYKTNADGLCTSLVKPKLEQKTVDVQEEFLRGGWVKDRQDLQLQKTIGQGEFGEVMLAYYQGNEVAVKCLKNNTTAQAFIAEASVMMKLRHENLVQLLGVIAEEDGTLYIITEYMRNGTLVDYLRSRGRAVLTSVALTDFTLHVCEAMVYLESSNFVHRDLAARNILLSEDLVAKVSDFGLTKEVSSLQDTHKLPVKWTSPEALREKNFSTKSDVWSYGVLLWEIFSFGRMPYPKVKLKDVGTLLERGYQMPAPDGCPTEVYDVMTNCWHLDPDSRPTFQSLKQSLLQIKHKLRKQGTPL comes from the exons ATGTTGACCATCATTAACGCCACAGAG gatcCGCAGTGGTACATAGCTAAAAATAACAATGGTCGTCAAGGAGCCGTTCCCACCAACCACATTCAAAAATTAGTGAAAAGTGAAAGCCAGCTGAATCTTATGCC GTGGTTTCATGGCAAAATAACACGAGTTGAGGCCGAGAGCTTGCTGTCTCCACCGGAGAAGGGCCTTTTCTTAGTAAGAGAGAGCAACAACTATCCAGGAGACTACACGCTGTGTTTGAGCACCGACAACATGGTGGAGCACTACCACATCATATACCGCGACGGCAAACTCACTATTGATGGGGAGCAATATTTTGACAACCTCATCCAACTGGTCGAG CACTACAAAACCAATGCCGATGGGCTGTGCACTAGTCTCGTCAAACCAAAGTTGGAGCAGAAGACTGTGGATGTCCAAGAAGAGTTTTTGAGAG GTGGCTGGGTGAAGGACAGGCAAGACCTCCAGTTGCAGAAGACCATCGGACAGGGAGAGTTTGGAG AGGTCATGTTGGCTTACTACCAAGGAAACGAAGTTGCTGTGAAGTGTCTTAAAAATAATACTACTGCCCAGGCCTTTATCGCAGAGGCATCTGTCATGAT GAAATTAAGACACGAGAACTTGGTGCAACTGCTTGGCGTGATTGCAGAGGAGGACGGCACTTTGTACATAATCACTGAATACATGAGAAAC ggTACCTTGGTGGACTACCTACGTTCCAGAGGACGGGCTGTCCTGACGAGTGTGGCGCTTACTGATTTCACCCT GCACGTCTGCGAGGCCATGGTGTATTTGGAATCCAGTAACTTTGTCCACCGGGACCTCGCGGCCCGGAACATTCTGTTGTCGGAAGACCTCGTGGCCAAAGTCAGCGACTTTGGTTTGACCAAGGAGGTGTCCTCCCTTCAGGATACTCATAAACTCCCCGTGAAGTGGACATCACCAGAAGCTCTCAGAGAAAag AATTTTTCCACTAAATCAGATGTTTGGAGCTATGGTGTTTTGCTTTGGGAGATTTTCTCATTTGGTCGAATGCCTTACCCCAAAGTT AAATTAAAGGATGTGGGCACTCTTTTGGAGCGGGGTTACCAGATGCCTGCGCCAGACGGGTGCCCTACAGAAGTCTATGATGTCATGACAAACTGCTGGCATTTGGACCCGGATTCTCGACCAACTTTTCAATCTTTGAAACAGTCGCTACTGCAAATCAAGCACAAGCTCCGAAAACAAGGCACACCACTCTGA
- the LOC144071790 gene encoding tyrosine-protein kinase CSK-like isoform X1: MAKTPWPKGSKCVGRLQFKASLECHLPFNEGEMLTIINATEDPQWYIAKNNNGRQGAVPTNHIQKLVKSESQLNLMPWFHGKITRVEAESLLSPPEKGLFLVRESNNYPGDYTLCLSTDNMVEHYHIIYRDGKLTIDGEQYFDNLIQLVEHYKTNADGLCTSLVKPKLEQKTVDVQEEFLRGGWVKDRQDLQLQKTIGQGEFGEVMLAYYQGNEVAVKCLKNNTTAQAFIAEASVMMKLRHENLVQLLGVIAEEDGTLYIITEYMRNGTLVDYLRSRGRAVLTSVALTDFTLHVCEAMVYLESSNFVHRDLAARNILLSEDLVAKVSDFGLTKEVSSLQDTHKLPVKWTSPEALREKNFSTKSDVWSYGVLLWEIFSFGRMPYPKVKLKDVGTLLERGYQMPAPDGCPTEVYDVMTNCWHLDPDSRPTFQSLKQSLLQIKHKLRKQGTPL, translated from the exons ATGGCAAAG ACTCCATGGCCCAAAGGCTCCAAGTGTGTGGGACGATTGCAGTTTAAAGCTTCATTAGAATGTCACCTTCCCTTTAATGAAGGAGAAATGTTGACCATCATTAACGCCACAGAG gatcCGCAGTGGTACATAGCTAAAAATAACAATGGTCGTCAAGGAGCCGTTCCCACCAACCACATTCAAAAATTAGTGAAAAGTGAAAGCCAGCTGAATCTTATGCC GTGGTTTCATGGCAAAATAACACGAGTTGAGGCCGAGAGCTTGCTGTCTCCACCGGAGAAGGGCCTTTTCTTAGTAAGAGAGAGCAACAACTATCCAGGAGACTACACGCTGTGTTTGAGCACCGACAACATGGTGGAGCACTACCACATCATATACCGCGACGGCAAACTCACTATTGATGGGGAGCAATATTTTGACAACCTCATCCAACTGGTCGAG CACTACAAAACCAATGCCGATGGGCTGTGCACTAGTCTCGTCAAACCAAAGTTGGAGCAGAAGACTGTGGATGTCCAAGAAGAGTTTTTGAGAG GTGGCTGGGTGAAGGACAGGCAAGACCTCCAGTTGCAGAAGACCATCGGACAGGGAGAGTTTGGAG AGGTCATGTTGGCTTACTACCAAGGAAACGAAGTTGCTGTGAAGTGTCTTAAAAATAATACTACTGCCCAGGCCTTTATCGCAGAGGCATCTGTCATGAT GAAATTAAGACACGAGAACTTGGTGCAACTGCTTGGCGTGATTGCAGAGGAGGACGGCACTTTGTACATAATCACTGAATACATGAGAAAC ggTACCTTGGTGGACTACCTACGTTCCAGAGGACGGGCTGTCCTGACGAGTGTGGCGCTTACTGATTTCACCCT GCACGTCTGCGAGGCCATGGTGTATTTGGAATCCAGTAACTTTGTCCACCGGGACCTCGCGGCCCGGAACATTCTGTTGTCGGAAGACCTCGTGGCCAAAGTCAGCGACTTTGGTTTGACCAAGGAGGTGTCCTCCCTTCAGGATACTCATAAACTCCCCGTGAAGTGGACATCACCAGAAGCTCTCAGAGAAAag AATTTTTCCACTAAATCAGATGTTTGGAGCTATGGTGTTTTGCTTTGGGAGATTTTCTCATTTGGTCGAATGCCTTACCCCAAAGTT AAATTAAAGGATGTGGGCACTCTTTTGGAGCGGGGTTACCAGATGCCTGCGCCAGACGGGTGCCCTACAGAAGTCTATGATGTCATGACAAACTGCTGGCATTTGGACCCGGATTCTCGACCAACTTTTCAATCTTTGAAACAGTCGCTACTGCAAATCAAGCACAAGCTCCGAAAACAAGGCACACCACTCTGA
- the edc3 gene encoding enhancer of mRNA-decapping protein 3 isoform X1 — translation MGNGGILFWNCTRNRNSSPRCEQRVLANHSATTLKTGMAADWLGSLVSINCGSSLGVYQGEVSSVDQSCQTISLRQPFHNGVKCPVPEVTFSAIDIKDLKILEIRNGNAQISTSFSTKTSSAPVAVPKGDSRTVEIVNSPQHCSKSFGDRHLDVPKGFRRRHNSWSSSSRGANQATPKKNGLKNGNNQMRQRDDECFGDGMDDGLDADFDFEGNLALFDKAAVFSEIDTSERRNGARSRGTPYEQTPSRYRHDENIIEGKPVVYRQITVPQPGTKEYCTDSGLVVPSITYELHRRLLSVAERYGLTLERRLEMTGVCASQMALTLLGGPNRFTPKNLHQRPTVALLCGPHVQGAQGISCGRHLANHEVEVVLFLPNVGKMLDSVTSELTLFVKTGGKLVSNVKDLPDTPVDLIINCLDCHGNTFLVDQPWYHAAADWANQNRAPVLSLDPPVCGQGQAVEAKWSLSLCLPLPLGEGAGRVYLCDIGVPRQVFQEVGIKYLSPFGCKFVIPLHSA, via the exons ATGGGAAATGGTggcattttattttggaattgtACCAGAAACCGGAACTCGTCACCCAGATGCGAGCAGAGAGTGTTAGCAAACCATTCAGCAACCACACTTAAG ACAGGCATGGCTGCGGATTGGCTGGGAAGTTTGGTGTCAATCAATTGTGGGTCATCACTTGGAGTCTATCAGGGAGAGGTCTCATCAGTGGACCAGTCTTGCCAAACCATCTCACTTAGACAACCTTTCCACAATGGTGTCAAGTGCCCAGTTCCAGAGGTCACATTCAG TGCCATAGACATAAAGGACCTCAAGATCTTAGAAATAAGAAATGGAAACGCTCAGATCAGCACTTCATTTTCCACTAAAACGAGCAGTGCCCCGGTCGCGGTACCAAAAGGTGATTCTCGGACTGTGGAGATTGTCAACTCGCCACAACACTgctccaaaagttttggagaccGCCATCTAGATGTTCCAAAGGGCTTCAGGCGGCGACACAACTCTT GGTCATCAAGCAGTCGAGGTGCAAACCAAGCCACCCCCAAAAAGAACGGTCTGAAAAACGGTAACAACCAGATGAGGCAAAGGGACGACGAGTGCTTCGGAGATGGCATGGACGACGGCCTGGACGCGGATTTTGATTTTGAAGGAAACTTGGCTCTGTTCGACAAAGCGGCCGTGTTTTCAGAGATTGACACGTCAGAGCGACGAAATGGGGCCAGGTCACGGGGTACGCCTTACGAGCAGACGCCCTCGCGATACCGCCACGACGAAAACATCATCGAGGGCAAACCTGTAGTGTACAGGCAGATAACCGTACCCCAACCTGGAACCAAAGAATACTGCACTG ACTCAGGATTGGTTGTACCAAGTATAACTTATGAACTGCACCGGCGTCTACTGTCAGTCGCTGAGCGATACGGTCTCACGTTGGAGCGACGGCTTGAAATGACCGGTGTGTGTGCGAGTCAAATGGCTCTCACGCTGCTCGGTGGGCCCAACAG ATTCACGCCAAAGAATCTCCACCAACGTCCCACAGTGGCGTTGTTGTGCGGTCCGCACGTGCAGGGGGCTCAGGGGATCAGCTGCGGTCGTCACCTGGCCAATCACGAAGTGGAGGTGGTCCTGTTCCTTCCCAACGTGGGCAAAATGCTCGATTCGGTCACCAGCGAGCTCACACTTTTTGTCAAAACAGGCGGGAAGCTCGTGTCCAATGTCAAAG ACTTGCCAGACACACCCGTGGATCTCATCATCAACTGCCTGGACTGCCACGGGAACACCTTCCTGGTGGATCAGCCCTGGTACCACGCGGCCGCAGACTGGGCCAACCAAAACCGGGCCCCCGTGCTGAGTTTAGATCCCCCAGTTTGTGGACAGGGACAGGCAGTGGAAGCCAAGTGGTCCCTCTCCCTTTGCCTCCCTCTTCCCCTCGGGGAGGGGGCCGGCAGGGTTTACCTTTGCGACATTGGCGTCCCCCGCCAGGTCTTCCAGGAGGTGGGCATCAAGTACCTTTCGCCTTTCGGGTGCAAATTTGTTATCCCGCTGCACTCGGCTTAA
- the edc3 gene encoding enhancer of mRNA-decapping protein 3 isoform X2, translating into MAADWLGSLVSINCGSSLGVYQGEVSSVDQSCQTISLRQPFHNGVKCPVPEVTFSAIDIKDLKILEIRNGNAQISTSFSTKTSSAPVAVPKGDSRTVEIVNSPQHCSKSFGDRHLDVPKGFRRRHNSWSSSSRGANQATPKKNGLKNGNNQMRQRDDECFGDGMDDGLDADFDFEGNLALFDKAAVFSEIDTSERRNGARSRGTPYEQTPSRYRHDENIIEGKPVVYRQITVPQPGTKEYCTDSGLVVPSITYELHRRLLSVAERYGLTLERRLEMTGVCASQMALTLLGGPNRFTPKNLHQRPTVALLCGPHVQGAQGISCGRHLANHEVEVVLFLPNVGKMLDSVTSELTLFVKTGGKLVSNVKDLPDTPVDLIINCLDCHGNTFLVDQPWYHAAADWANQNRAPVLSLDPPVCGQGQAVEAKWSLSLCLPLPLGEGAGRVYLCDIGVPRQVFQEVGIKYLSPFGCKFVIPLHSA; encoded by the exons ATGGCTGCGGATTGGCTGGGAAGTTTGGTGTCAATCAATTGTGGGTCATCACTTGGAGTCTATCAGGGAGAGGTCTCATCAGTGGACCAGTCTTGCCAAACCATCTCACTTAGACAACCTTTCCACAATGGTGTCAAGTGCCCAGTTCCAGAGGTCACATTCAG TGCCATAGACATAAAGGACCTCAAGATCTTAGAAATAAGAAATGGAAACGCTCAGATCAGCACTTCATTTTCCACTAAAACGAGCAGTGCCCCGGTCGCGGTACCAAAAGGTGATTCTCGGACTGTGGAGATTGTCAACTCGCCACAACACTgctccaaaagttttggagaccGCCATCTAGATGTTCCAAAGGGCTTCAGGCGGCGACACAACTCTT GGTCATCAAGCAGTCGAGGTGCAAACCAAGCCACCCCCAAAAAGAACGGTCTGAAAAACGGTAACAACCAGATGAGGCAAAGGGACGACGAGTGCTTCGGAGATGGCATGGACGACGGCCTGGACGCGGATTTTGATTTTGAAGGAAACTTGGCTCTGTTCGACAAAGCGGCCGTGTTTTCAGAGATTGACACGTCAGAGCGACGAAATGGGGCCAGGTCACGGGGTACGCCTTACGAGCAGACGCCCTCGCGATACCGCCACGACGAAAACATCATCGAGGGCAAACCTGTAGTGTACAGGCAGATAACCGTACCCCAACCTGGAACCAAAGAATACTGCACTG ACTCAGGATTGGTTGTACCAAGTATAACTTATGAACTGCACCGGCGTCTACTGTCAGTCGCTGAGCGATACGGTCTCACGTTGGAGCGACGGCTTGAAATGACCGGTGTGTGTGCGAGTCAAATGGCTCTCACGCTGCTCGGTGGGCCCAACAG ATTCACGCCAAAGAATCTCCACCAACGTCCCACAGTGGCGTTGTTGTGCGGTCCGCACGTGCAGGGGGCTCAGGGGATCAGCTGCGGTCGTCACCTGGCCAATCACGAAGTGGAGGTGGTCCTGTTCCTTCCCAACGTGGGCAAAATGCTCGATTCGGTCACCAGCGAGCTCACACTTTTTGTCAAAACAGGCGGGAAGCTCGTGTCCAATGTCAAAG ACTTGCCAGACACACCCGTGGATCTCATCATCAACTGCCTGGACTGCCACGGGAACACCTTCCTGGTGGATCAGCCCTGGTACCACGCGGCCGCAGACTGGGCCAACCAAAACCGGGCCCCCGTGCTGAGTTTAGATCCCCCAGTTTGTGGACAGGGACAGGCAGTGGAAGCCAAGTGGTCCCTCTCCCTTTGCCTCCCTCTTCCCCTCGGGGAGGGGGCCGGCAGGGTTTACCTTTGCGACATTGGCGTCCCCCGCCAGGTCTTCCAGGAGGTGGGCATCAAGTACCTTTCGCCTTTCGGGTGCAAATTTGTTATCCCGCTGCACTCGGCTTAA